Genomic DNA from Edaphobacter lichenicola:
ATCACCGACGGTTGTATCGCCCAGGGACTTGAGTTCGTAGATCGCTGGGTGATTGACACTTCCAGTGACAGCTACCTGCGGACCGACAGGCGGGATGTAGATGACATCGCCGGGCAGAAGTTTCTCGTCCTTCGATTTGTCGCCACGCTGCAAGAGATCATACAAATCGAAATCAACGACGACTTTATCGCCGCGTTTCAACTGAATGTGTCGCAGGCTACCCTGTGGAGTTGGTCCACCCGTGGCGAAAAGAGCGTTGGTGAGTGTGCTCAGCGAGCTGATCGTATAGCTTCCAGGCCTGCGCGCCTGTCCAACGACAAATACCTGGATTGACCTCAACTGGCCCAGATTCACATTGAGATCGAAGTTTCGGAAGACCCTGCTAACCTGACTCTTCAAGAAATCGTGCATCTGCTCGAACTTCACGCCAGCAACGTGAATCGAGCCTACCTGGGGCACGAAGATGCTTCCAGATCGATCTACCAGAAAGCGGCCGTTCAGCGTAACCTGGCCCCACATCTGGATGAGTAATTCGTCTCCCGGTCCGACTACATAGTCCGGCGTCACCGGGACCATGTTGACCGGCGCAAAGGTAGACGGCAAGTTGCGAAATAGATTCACACCATAGATCGGCAGCATCTTGCCGATCGAATTAGCAACCAGAAGCTGAAACTCTGTTGGAGAGTCCAACGGAAGAGGAGTCTGGGGGTTCTGATTTTGCTGCAGGTTGCGATTGTTATTTTGTGTGGTAGTCTGCGTATCCTGCTGTCCAGGCACAACGATCTGGGGGGTTAGAGTCTGCTGCTGATTGGCCAACGGGGTGCGGGTCTGTAGGTTGCTTTGATCTCCGGAAGACTGACACGTCGGATCATTCGGGTCGCAAGACTGCTGCTGTGAAGTTTGCCCACTGAGCGCCTGACCAAATTGGTCGAACTGAGCAGATGACGTTAGCGTTCCGAACACGCTGACTAGAAGCACATATCCAAACCTGCGTACTCTGGGGGAACTACCAAACTGCATCTGCTCTAATCCTCGCAACCTTCTTTTAGCCTGATATCGTTCATCATACAATCAGCAGTCAAACTCACTGAAAAGAGCTATCGAGCACCTGACATACGGACATATCCGACGGCCCGATCACATCCAAATGGCGGAGTACGTCCCGCATAGAGGACCCGGCCTCAGGCACCAGATTCCCGACTCGCTTGTTGCGTCTCCACGGCTTGCGCTACCCGGAGCATGGTCGATTCATCGAAATGCTTACCCAGGACCTGCACGCCGATCGGCAGTCCTTCCTTCGTCTGCCCGCAGGGCACGGACACGCCGCAGATACCCGCCAGACTCGCTGCCACCGAGTAAATGTCCTCCAGATACATCTGGACAGGGTCGTCCGTCTTTTCGCCCAGCTTGAACGCAGGGGTCGGAGTTACCGGAGCCACCAGCACATCCACATCAGCAAACGCTGTCAGAAAGTCGCGGGTCAGGAGAGTTCGAACCTGCTGCGCCTTGCGGTAGTACGCGTCATAATAGCCCGCACTGAGGGCATAGGTGCCCAGCAGGATCCGCCGCTTCACTTCGGCGCCAAAGCCTGCATCTCGAGTCTTGCGAAACATCGCGGATAACGTGTTCGCCTCTTCCGCCCTCAACCCGAACCTGACCCCATCGAACCGAGAGAGATTTGAGGATGCCTCGGCTGTAGCAATGACGTAGTAGGTTGGAATCGCGTATTTGGTGTGGGGTAAACTGACCGGCTTTACCACGCATCCTACCAGCTTCAGACCAGCAACTACACCATCGATTGCGCTACGAATCTCCGGATCCAATCCCTCGCCGAAGTACTCCTCGGGCACTCCGATCCGCAAGCCCTGAACAGGTTTCGCCAGTCCGTCAACATAGTCATCCACCGGCCTGGTCGATGAAGTTGCATCCATAACATCTTTTCCTGCAATAACTTGCAGCACAGTTGCCGCGTCTTTTACGGTCGTCGTCAATGGCCCAACGCGATCCAGCGAAGAGGCGAACGCAATCAATCCATAGCGGCTAACCCTGCCGTACGTGGGCAACACTCCGACCACGCCGCAAAAGGCCGCCGGCTGGCGAATCGACCCGCCAGTATCGGTTCCAAGTGTAGCTACCGCGAAGTTCGCCGCTACCGCAGCCGCCGAACCGCCGCTCGAGCCGCCCGGAACACGGTCTAACGCCTTTGGATTCAGTACAGGTCCGTAAGCTGAATTCTCATTCGACGAACCCATCGCAAACTCGTCGCAATTCAACTTTCCCAACAACACCGCCCCGGCCTCTTCCAGCTTCGCGACGGCAGTCGCATCATACGGTGGCCGGTACCCTTTCAAAATGAGTGAACCAGCAGTGGCCGGGGCCCCCCTCATTACGAGAACATCTTTAATCCCCACCGGAACTCCCGCCAGCGGCGGCAACGGGTCACCCTTGGCGGCCATCTCATCGATCTTCTTAGCCTGGGCCATCGCCCGCTCACGACTTAACGCCAGAAAGCTATGGATCTCGCCATCCTGGAAGGCGATACGCTCATAGTGCTGCCCTGCAAGCGCTGTTGCTGTGGTTTCACCCGAAGCTATCGCTTGACGTGTGTCATCGATTGTCAGATTTTCCAAGTTCACTACTTTTGCGCTCACCTTTCGATCACCTTCGGAACCTTGAAAAACCGGCCGTCGGTATCCGGGGCCGCGGACATCACTTCCGCGCGGTCAAGCGACGTCCGTACTTCGTCCATCCGCAACG
This window encodes:
- the gatA gene encoding Asp-tRNA(Asn)/Glu-tRNA(Gln) amidotransferase subunit GatA; the protein is MNLENLTIDDTRQAIASGETTATALAGQHYERIAFQDGEIHSFLALSRERAMAQAKKIDEMAAKGDPLPPLAGVPVGIKDVLVMRGAPATAGSLILKGYRPPYDATAVAKLEEAGAVLLGKLNCDEFAMGSSNENSAYGPVLNPKALDRVPGGSSGGSAAAVAANFAVATLGTDTGGSIRQPAAFCGVVGVLPTYGRVSRYGLIAFASSLDRVGPLTTTVKDAATVLQVIAGKDVMDATSSTRPVDDYVDGLAKPVQGLRIGVPEEYFGEGLDPEIRSAIDGVVAGLKLVGCVVKPVSLPHTKYAIPTYYVIATAEASSNLSRFDGVRFGLRAEEANTLSAMFRKTRDAGFGAEVKRRILLGTYALSAGYYDAYYRKAQQVRTLLTRDFLTAFADVDVLVAPVTPTPAFKLGEKTDDPVQMYLEDIYSVAASLAGICGVSVPCGQTKEGLPIGVQVLGKHFDESTMLRVAQAVETQQASRESGA